A single window of Acetomicrobium sp. S15 = DSM 107314 DNA harbors:
- a CDS encoding acetate--CoA ligase family protein: protein MALKVISPQILHKTEAGVVALRLSDEEEVRNAYGRLLERPRKRLF, encoded by the coding sequence GTGGCTTTAAAGGTCATTTCCCCCCAGATCTTGCACAAGACCGAGGCCGGCGTCGTTGCCCTTCGCCTCAGCGACGAAGAGGAGGTACGGAATGCCTATGGCAGGCTCCTCGAACGCCCGCGCAAACGCCTCTTTTAA